The genome window GGGCGGCCCCTGGGGTACCACCCCCCGGAGCCACGGCCCGACAGCTGCTGTTGGACCGGCCAGGCTCAACGTCAGCACGGTCAATGTAACCGGCTCCGCCTCAAGGTCATTCCCTAAAAGTGAGGAGTTACCGAAGAGTAAGCGTAGAACCCCTTCCGTTTGGGGATTTTCAGGCGCCCCGTTGCCCCGGTCGACAATCCTGCCGTTTTGTCGACATACGAGATCTCGGGCAGTCCGACAGGTGAGATATCGTCTTTGGCTACCGGAAGACCGCGAATTTTCTTCGGACCACCAATCCGGATCGCGTCTTCCCTCACCTGGACCGGCCACGCATCGTAAATGGAGTAGCAACGAATGTCAGCGTTCCTGATCGCCGCCGTCGTGATCTTTCTGATCATGTCGGCGACGGTCGCCTTCACAGTCAAAGTCCTGTCGTCGACACCGGCGCGCATCGGGGTGGTGATCACCGCGTTCGCCGGCCTGGTGATCGCCTTCCCACCGATCCTTCGCGCCCTCGACACGCAGGCTCCGGCCACCTCCCCGCCGGCCGTCGAGCAGCCAAGCCCGCAGTCCGGCGCCACGGGAGAGGCAGGCGCGCAATGACCTTCTGGAAGAAGGACGAGCCCATTCAGATCGGATCGTCCTTCTACAACGTGGACATCACGACCGGCCGGATCGACCGGGAGGAGACGCCCAGCCGCCTGGGCACCGTCTTCGAGCGCAACCCCTTCCTGCGCAAGCTCCCCAAGGAGACCCGTCTCAACTTCCTTGAGGAGACGAGCGGTTCGGCCGGCTCGCGGACCTACTCGCGAGGGCACGAGCTGCGGGGGCCGAACATAGGCACCTCGGTGCACATCGTGCTGACCGGCTGCGTGCTGGAGCGGACCCAGATGGGCCAGTCGTCCACGGTGCGCTTCCTCGGGGCAGGGGCCATGGTCGGATCCGTCGAGGTCTTCGACGACCATGTGCCCCCGCCGATGGCGAAGTGCATCACCAAGACGTGGACACTCGCTGTCCCGTTGGACAGGATGCGGGCCCTGGCCGAAACCAACTCCGGCCTGATGAAGGCGATCGGCAGCTCCGTCGTGGACCGCATGGAGGCAGCCGAGCGCATCTACAACCGGCACGGCCTGAAACCCGAACAACGGCTGTGTGGGCTGCTGGGACACCTGCTCATGCACTGCGCGGTGCCGGGCAAGGAGTACGACTTCATGGTCGAGGGGCCGACACAGACCGACC of Streptomyces phaeolivaceus contains these proteins:
- a CDS encoding Crp/Fnr family transcriptional regulator, which translates into the protein MTFWKKDEPIQIGSSFYNVDITTGRIDREETPSRLGTVFERNPFLRKLPKETRLNFLEETSGSAGSRTYSRGHELRGPNIGTSVHIVLTGCVLERTQMGQSSTVRFLGAGAMVGSVEVFDDHVPPPMAKCITKTWTLAVPLDRMRALAETNSGLMKAIGSSVVDRMEAAERIYNRHGLKPEQRLCGLLGHLLMHCAVPGKEYDFMVEGPTQTDLADALCLSIGSVEAALTQLRRSKTVVTGYRSYEFPSVRRLLETSELQFPQGSLARTLASI